One segment of Phragmites australis chromosome 13, lpPhrAust1.1, whole genome shotgun sequence DNA contains the following:
- the LOC133888244 gene encoding mitochondrial uncoupling protein 3, translating into MSARAAAGGEGGGRHGTLSKVSLSSVSAAAAEAATFPIDAVKTRLQLHRSPGGGGGGGVIRVAGELFRDGGMYRGLSPAVLRHLFYTPLRIVGYEHFRSSLASGGREVGLLEKALAGGLSGIGAQVVSSPADLIKVRMQADSRLLSQGIQPRYTGIANAFTKIIRAEGFLGLWKGVVPNAQRAFLVNMGELTCYDQAKHLIIRKQICDDNLYAHTLASVASGLSATTLSCPADVIKTRMMNQGREGKALYRNSYDCLVTTVRHEGVTALWKGFLPTWARLGPWQFVFWVSYEKLRQASGISSF; encoded by the exons ATGTCAGCCCGcgccgcggccggcggcgagggcggcggccGCCACGGGACCCTCTCCAAGGTCTCCCTCTCGTCGGTCTCGGCCGCCGCAGCGGAGGCCGCCACCTTCCCCATCGACGCCGTCAAGACGCGCCTCCAGCTCCACCGCAGCCCGGGGGGCGGGGGAGGGGGCGGCGTCATCcgcgtcgccggcgagctcTTCCGCGACGGCGGGATGTACCGGGGCCTCTCTCCCGCCGTCCTCCGCCACCTCTTTTACACCCCGCTCCGCATCGTGGGATACGAGCACTTCCGGTCCTCTCTCGCCAGCGGGGGGCGGGAGGTGGGCCTTCTCGAGAAGGCGCTCGCCGGGGGACTCTCCGGCATTGGCGCCCAG GTGGTGTCAAGCCCTGCTGATCTTATAAAGGTAAGGATGCAAGCAGACAGCAGACTGTTAAGCCAAGGTATTCAACCACGGTACACCGGAATCGCAAATGCCTTCACAAAAATCATACGAGCTGAGGGCTTTCTAGGACTTTGGAAGGGGGTTGTTCCAAATGCGCAACGGGCATTTCTTGTCAACATGGGTGAATTGACATGCTATGATCAAGCAAAGCATCTCATTATCCGCAAGCAGATTTGTGATGATAATCTGTACGCTCACACATTGGCCTCTGTCGCCTCTGGACTGTCTGCGACAACCTTGAGCTGCCCAGCGGATGTAATCAAAACTAGGATGATGAATCAGGGCAGAGAGGGAAAAGCTCTATACAGGAATTCTTATGATTGTTTGGTAACTACCGTCAGACATGAGGGCGTAACGGCACTGTGGAAGGGTTTCTTGCCTACGTGGGCGAGGCTTGGCCCGTGGCAGTTTGTGTTCTGGGTTTCCTACGAGAAATTGCGCCAAGCATCAGGTATCTCATCATTCTGA
- the LOC133889844 gene encoding probable fucosyltransferase 7 — protein sequence MDAKKLGSHSRPSLCHGTVARRLPSKIKPGHSSEVRWTAVVIAVGVMAALLLTVLFGVRWTPSSDAGTWVSASVRAVLNAGSQQGAGPLATVPDPRDRLLGGLLSPDFDDSSCLSRYRVALYRRTSLHALSPHLVSALRRYESLHRLCAPGAPAYARAVERLRAPPNASAPSSGCSYVVWTPTAGLGNRILSITSAFLYALLTDRVLLLHSSGDDLDDLFCEPFPGSTWILPQKDFAIRERFTIDTRESLGNTLSRGEAPGGAPWLYVHLLHNYKAHDRLFFCDDVQSELPRVPWLVFQADNYFAPGLFLIRRHERELARMFPRRDAVFHHLGRYLFHPSNTVWGMVTRYHDSYFAKADERVGIQVRKFKWAPISTDELYGQILSCAHRENILPGVGVRAANATTGGSDGQPEKRKAVVFVSLYSEYSEKLRDLYHEHGAAGGEAVSVFQPTHLGAQHFGDRQQNQKALAEMVLLSFSDVAVTTAVSTFGYVGQGLAGLRPWVLMRPAHGKAPDTPCRLAPTIEPCFHAPPNYDCRAKAKSDTGRMVRHIRHCEDFPQGVQLVE from the exons ATGGATGCAAAGAAGCTTGGATCCCATTCCCGCCCGTCGTTGTGTCATGGCACGGTAGCGCGGCGGCTGCCGAGCAAAATCAAACCAGGACACTCCTCGGAGGTTCGGTGGACGGCGGTGGTGATCGCGGTGGGCGTGATGGCCGCGCTGCTCCTGACAGTCCTCTTCGGCGTCCGGTGGACGCCCTCCAGCGACGCCGGCACCTGGGTCTCGGCCAGTGTCCGCGCCGTCCTGAACGCCG GATCCCAGCAAGGTGCCGGTCCGTTGGCGACGGTGCCGGACCCCCGCGACCGGCTCCTGGGCGGCCTCCTCTCGCCGGACTTCGACGACAGCTCCTGCCTCAGCCGCTACCGCGTTGCGCTCTACCGCCGGACGTCGTTGCACGCCCTCTCGCCCCACCTCGTCTCCGCCCTCCGCCGCTACGAGTCCCTCCACCGCCTCTGCGCCCCCGGCGCCCCTGCCTACGCACGCGCCGTCGAACGCCTGCGCGCGCCGCCCAACGCCTCAGCTCCCTCCTCCGGGTGCAGCTACGTCGTGTGGACCCCGACCGCGGGCCTCGGCAACCGCATTCTCTCCATCACCTCCGCCTTCCTGTACGCTCTCCTCACCGACCGCGTGCTCCTCCTCCACAGCAGCGGCGACGACCTCGACGACCTCTTCTGCGAGCCGTTCCCCGGCTCCACGTGGATCCTGCCGCAGAAGGACTTCGCCATCCGTGAGCGATTCACCATCGACACCCGCGAGAGCCTCGGTAACACGCTGAGCCGTGGCGAGGCGCCCGGCGGGGCGCCGTGGCTGTACGTGCACCTGCTGCACAACTACAAGGCCCACGACCGGCTCTTCTTCTGCGACGACGTGCAGAGCGAGCTGCCGCGCGTGCCCTGGCTCGTGTTCCAGGCGGACAACTACTTCGCGCCGGGCCTGTTCCTTATCCGGCGGCACGAGCGGGAGCTCGCGCGCATGTTCCCGCGCCGCGACGCCGTGTTCCACCACCTCGGCCGTTACCTGTTCCACCCGAGCAACACGGTCTGGGGCATGGTGACGCGGTACCACGACTCCTACTTCGCCAAGGCGGACGAGCGCGTGGGCATCCAGGTGCGCAAGTTCAAGTGGGCGCCCATCTCCACCGACGAGCTCTACGGCCAGATCCTCTCGTGCGCGCACCGCGAGAACATCCTGCCCGGCGTCGGCGTGCGCGCTGCCAACGCCACCACTGGGGGCTCAGACGGCCAGCCGGAGAAACGCAAGGCGGTTGTCTTCGTGTCCCTGTACAGCGAGTACTCCGAGAAGCTCAGGGACCTGTACCACGAGCACGGTGCGGCGGGAGGGGAGGCGGTGAGCGTGTTCCAGCCGACGCACCTGGGCGCGCAACACTTCGGTGACCGGCAGCAGAACCAGAAGGCGCTCGCGGAGATGGTGCTGCTCAGCTTCTCGGACGTGGCGGTCACCACCGCCGTCTCGACGTTCGGGTACGTCGGCCAGGGGCTGGCTGGGCTGAGGCCGTGGGTGCTCATGCGCCCTGCCCACGGGAAGGCGCCCGACACGCCGTGCCGGCTGGCCCCCACCATCGAGCCGTGCTTCCACGCGCCGCCGAACTATGACTGCCGGGCGAAGGCCAAATCTGACACCGGCAGAATGGTCCGCCACATCCGGCACTGCGAGGACTTCCCGCAGGGTGTCCAGTTGGTGGAGTGA